The Prosthecomicrobium sp. N25 nucleotide sequence CACTTCCAGGCCGCGTCCTTGGCCTTGGAGGCGGAGAACACGGCGAGCGACTCGTCCCCGTAGGCCGTCCAGGCCTTCGGACCGCAGGAAGGCACGGGGGCGGCCGAGACCTTGTCGCCGAGCGCCTTGACCATGTCGTTCGACGACCCGATGTGGTGGATGGTCATGGCGGTCTTGCCGGACTTAAAGGCGCCGACCGTCTCCTGGAAGCCGTCGTTCGGGGCCGACGGCGGGAACACCTTGTGGACCCGGGCGAGGTCGATCACCCACTGGTTGGCCTTGATGGCGTCGGGCGTGGTGAGTCCGCCCTTCGCCAGGGTCACGCCGCGCGACAGCACGAAGGTCGCCCAGTGGTCGTGCCCGCCCTTGCCGCCCCGGAAGCCGAAGCCGTAGACGTCCGGCGTGCCGTCGCCGTTGGTGTCCTTGGTCATCGCCTTGGCGGCGGCCAGGAACTCGTCGCAGGTCTTCGGCGGCGCCAGGCCCGCTTCCTTGAACCAGTCGGCCCGATAATAGAGGTAGAGCACGACATACTGGATCGGCAGGTAGTACTGCTTGCCGTCCGGGCCCTTGTTGAGGTCGACGAGGCCGTCGAGCAGGTCGGCCTTGCCGGCCCAGCCGTCCAGGCGCGCCCCGATCGGCTCGAGCGCGCCCATCTCGACGAGGCGCGGCTGCGCGAAGAGCTTCACCATCGCGGCATCCGGTGCGTTGCCGCCGACGATCGCAGTATAGAGATTGTCGTAGTAGCTGTTCCAGGGAACGTTCTCGGCCTCGATCTTCACGCCCGGGTTCTTCGCCTCGAAGTCCTTGACGAGGCTCGACATCGGGTTGTCGGGGTTGTCGAAGTGGTACCAGAAGCGCACCGTCTGGGCCTGCGCGGCCGTGGCCATGAGGCCGGCCGCGAGGCTCGCGCCGGCGATGAGGGTCTTCAGCGACATCGTCTCCTCCCTTTTTCGTTCTGTCTTTCAGGCTTCGATCATGCGCCGGGCGGCCTGGCCCGCCTCGGCGATCGTGTCCCGGGCCGCCGCCAGCACGGTGGTGAGCTGCAGGAACCCGTGCGTGACCCCCGGTACGACCGTGCAGCTGTCGGAGCGTCCGAGCCCGCGGAGCCGGGCGGCGAGGCCGAGCGTGTCGGAGAGCAGCGGATCGACCCCGGCGGCCGACAGATGCAGCGGCGGCAGCGCCGACAGTGCCGCGTCGTCGGCCCGGATCGGCGCGGCCAGCGGGTCGTCCCGCCGCGCGGTCTCGGGCAGGTACCAGTCCCAGTAGCGCCGCATCTTCGGCCGCGTCAGGCCCGGGCCGGCGTCGAAGACCCGGTAGGACTCCGTCTCGAAGTCCGCGCCGAACACGCCGTAGAACAGGACCGCGCCGGCCGGCCCGGGCGCCGGGCGCCGCTGGTCCTGCAGGATGGCGCAGAGGCCCAGGTTGGCCCCGGCCGAATCGCCCGAGACGATCACGGGCCCCGGGTCGAGCCCGAAGCGCGGCGCGTCGTCGAGCACGGCCCGCAGCGCCGCGACGGTGTCGAGAAGGCCGGCCGGGTAGGGGTGCCGCGGCGACCGGCGGTAGTCGGGCAGGACCACGGCCATGCCCGAGGCGATCCCCTGCAGGGCCGCCGCCCGCTCGTGCGTCTCCGGGCTGCAGAAGGCGAAGCCGCCGCCGTGGACGAAGAACAGGATGCCGTCGACCCGGCCCTCCGGCACCAGGACGAGGCAGCGGACGTCCGCCGAGCCGAGCTCCGCGTCGGCCGGCACCGTCACCTCGGCGCGCCGGGCGAGCGGGGGCATGTCGACGTTCCAGCGCCGCGCCGCCTCCAGGGTCGACGCCTGGCCCTCGTCCGGATCCATCAGGGTCCCGTCGGGCGGCGCGAAGCCCTC carries:
- a CDS encoding ABC transporter substrate-binding protein, translating into MSLKTLIAGASLAAGLMATAAQAQTVRFWYHFDNPDNPMSSLVKDFEAKNPGVKIEAENVPWNSYYDNLYTAIVGGNAPDAAMVKLFAQPRLVEMGALEPIGARLDGWAGKADLLDGLVDLNKGPDGKQYYLPIQYVVLYLYYRADWFKEAGLAPPKTCDEFLAAAKAMTKDTNGDGTPDVYGFGFRGGKGGHDHWATFVLSRGVTLAKGGLTTPDAIKANQWVIDLARVHKVFPPSAPNDGFQETVGAFKSGKTAMTIHHIGSSNDMVKALGDKVSAAPVPSCGPKAWTAYGDESLAVFSASKAKDAAWKWISFLAEGQNNVRFNQATGQLTVTKSGSKDWKLHEQRFVDATVASVPFAAVLPQTPATADFVNTVWPTAMQRALTGQITSEQMMKEIQALYDK
- a CDS encoding alpha/beta hydrolase is translated as MTLPFRLSPVLSDELQALNARLAAEGFAPPDGTLMDPDEGQASTLEAARRWNVDMPPLARRAEVTVPADAELGSADVRCLVLVPEGRVDGILFFVHGGGFAFCSPETHERAAALQGIASGMAVVLPDYRRSPRHPYPAGLLDTVAALRAVLDDAPRFGLDPGPVIVSGDSAGANLGLCAILQDQRRPAPGPAGAVLFYGVFGADFETESYRVFDAGPGLTRPKMRRYWDWYLPETARRDDPLAAPIRADDAALSALPPLHLSAAGVDPLLSDTLGLAARLRGLGRSDSCTVVPGVTHGFLQLTTVLAAARDTIAEAGQAARRMIEA